A window of Streptomyces sp. NBC_01224 genomic DNA:
GAATCAGGTGCCTGTTGTGCCTTAAACCCGAGCATGGCAGCCGACCGCACCTGGTGGGTGCAGTCGGCGGCGACTCCGGAGGCCGTCAGGCCGCAGCAGCGGCCTCGCGGCCCCTGCGAGTGCGGCGGTGGAGGATCTCGTCGAAGGTTGCGCGGGCGCCCGTGGGATTGATGTAGTGCATGGCCAGGAGGGCTGCGATGACGGCGCCGACCAGGTCATTCTGGACCTCGGACCAGGTGTGGTCGTCGCTGCAGGTGGTGAGGCCCTTCAGGCCATGGAGGGCGTGCATGGCCTCGCCGGCTTCTTCGGCGAC
This region includes:
- a CDS encoding MazG-like family protein; the encoded protein is MDTLWDNIEKLSAVCRAAGAHLPDEELKALQVGKVAEEAGEAMHALHGLKGLTTCSDDHTWSEVQNDLVGAVIAALLAMHYINPTGARATFDEILHRRTRRGREAAAAA